One part of the Microlunatus elymi genome encodes these proteins:
- a CDS encoding Gfo/Idh/MocA family protein, whose protein sequence is MSTTEGNLMIRVGIVGTNTSHAGVYAGLINGSEQNAPVSPDARVVGVWSSGRPGLSGDHHGGPTLAEQFRIDSVVEDPSELIGAIDLAVVLDDFQGGALHAELARPFLEAGVATYVDKPMTLSVQDAVDLFALAGRTGAPLMSCSALRFAAELETLRSDAVGPVRLISAVGPGDWFNYGVHTVESLVALQGAGAQSVQQIHGEGRDVTVITGADGPRAVVTTLRDAPTSFQLTAHGSAGTAQTEVSDYAGFYGNTIKAAIAMSASGQSPIEARESLEVLGILAAGERSAASGEPVLLADVAAEAVR, encoded by the coding sequence ATGTCAACCACAGAAGGGAATTTGATGATTCGCGTCGGCATCGTCGGCACCAACACCTCCCACGCCGGGGTTTATGCAGGCTTGATCAACGGCTCCGAGCAGAACGCTCCGGTCAGTCCCGACGCCCGTGTCGTCGGGGTGTGGAGCAGCGGTCGGCCAGGGCTGTCCGGAGACCACCATGGCGGCCCCACACTGGCCGAGCAGTTCCGGATCGACTCGGTGGTCGAGGATCCGAGCGAGCTGATCGGGGCGATCGACCTGGCCGTCGTGCTGGACGATTTCCAGGGCGGCGCATTGCATGCCGAGCTCGCCCGCCCGTTCCTGGAAGCCGGAGTGGCTACCTATGTGGACAAGCCGATGACGCTCTCGGTGCAGGACGCCGTTGATCTCTTCGCCCTGGCCGGACGGACCGGTGCACCGCTGATGAGTTGCTCCGCACTGCGCTTCGCCGCCGAACTTGAAACTCTGCGATCCGACGCCGTCGGTCCGGTCAGGCTGATCTCGGCCGTCGGCCCGGGCGACTGGTTCAACTACGGCGTACACACGGTCGAATCGCTGGTCGCCCTGCAGGGTGCCGGTGCGCAATCCGTCCAGCAGATCCACGGTGAGGGCCGCGACGTCACGGTGATCACCGGCGCGGACGGGCCGCGGGCTGTGGTCACCACACTGCGGGATGCGCCGACCTCGTTCCAGCTCACCGCGCACGGATCTGCCGGCACCGCGCAGACCGAGGTCAGCGACTACGCCGGCTTCTACGGCAACACGATCAAGGCGGCGATCGCTATGTCCGCTTCGGGCCAGTCACCCATCGAAGCCCGGGAAAGCCTTGAGGTGTTGGGAATTCTCGCGGCTGGTGAGCGTTCGGCTGCCAGCGGCGAGCCGGTCCTGCTCGCCGACGTCGCGGCGGAGGCGGTCCGATGA
- a CDS encoding Gfo/Idh/MocA family protein gives MSAASPRVAVIGAGGIGRVHLNAYQQAGADLVAVADLDAAAAEAAAASYDITGFDNAGTMLDQIRPDLVSICTPPARHAELAIEALTAGVAVLCEKPMACTVAECAAIEAAAYESGSLLSVGFCHRFQPEIEAMRAAIRSGRIGTVLTYRNVFEGPLDGVEARWFSQTELSGGGVLMDTCVHSVDLFRFLIGEIDQVRAITATTASDRGPALAVEDSAQLTLRSTTGVLGAIEASWRVAPGEATVTVCGSQGRLQLDYSTLTLTQTDPDGNGSALEVITGDRFVRQARHVLECVAEGRQPQVTGADGARAIAVLSDAYASATDSVISKEK, from the coding sequence ATGAGCGCCGCCTCCCCGCGGGTTGCGGTGATCGGTGCCGGCGGCATCGGTCGGGTGCACCTGAACGCCTATCAACAGGCGGGTGCGGACCTGGTCGCAGTGGCCGACCTCGATGCCGCCGCGGCCGAGGCCGCGGCAGCCTCGTACGACATCACCGGATTCGACAACGCCGGCACGATGCTTGATCAGATTCGCCCGGATCTGGTCAGCATCTGTACGCCGCCGGCTCGGCACGCCGAGCTCGCCATCGAGGCGCTGACCGCGGGCGTGGCCGTGCTCTGCGAGAAGCCGATGGCGTGCACGGTGGCCGAGTGCGCGGCGATCGAGGCAGCGGCGTACGAGTCGGGATCGCTGCTGTCCGTCGGATTCTGTCATCGCTTCCAACCCGAGATCGAGGCCATGCGGGCTGCCATCCGCAGCGGCCGGATCGGCACCGTCCTGACTTATCGGAACGTGTTCGAGGGTCCGTTGGACGGCGTAGAAGCGCGATGGTTCTCCCAAACCGAACTGTCCGGCGGCGGCGTGCTGATGGACACGTGTGTCCATTCGGTTGACCTGTTTCGCTTCCTGATCGGGGAGATCGATCAGGTCCGGGCGATCACTGCCACCACGGCGAGCGATCGAGGGCCGGCGCTGGCCGTCGAGGACAGTGCTCAGCTCACCTTACGGTCGACGACCGGGGTGTTGGGTGCCATTGAAGCGAGTTGGCGGGTGGCTCCGGGCGAGGCGACCGTGACGGTGTGCGGCAGCCAGGGCCGGCTGCAATTGGACTACTCGACCTTGACGCTGACCCAGACGGACCCCGATGGGAACGGCTCCGCGCTTGAGGTCATCACCGGGGATCGGTTCGTCCGGCAGGCACGACATGTCCTGGAATGCGTTGCCGAGGGAAGGCAGCCGCAGGTCACCGGGGCCGACGGCGCCCGCGCGATCGCCGTACTCAGCGACGCGTATGCCTCGGCCACTGATTCAGTAATTTCAAAGGAGAAGTAG
- a CDS encoding DUF4434 domain-containing protein — protein MTYRAITGTFLDEMTHDIPSQNWGPDEWRREFDTFVEAGIDTVIMIRTGYMEKLAAPSQTVADHRRVLPVYVDLVRLFLDLAAERNIDLFFGLYDSGYHWHRNDWTVEVELNRRYLHEMYDRYGSSPAFRGWYLPHETIDSGMRIIDINTALAREIRTFSDLPILVSPFFHGRTDQASGPRGSVRSVEEHARAWEEIFTAYSGLVTYCAFQDGTADLLALEELTAATAKAADKAGITLWSNLESFDRDMHIKFPPLDWRKLAHKLDVVQPYVEKVITFEFSHFLSPNSTWTSAQNLYRRYQDHLAVRNGSH, from the coding sequence ATGACTTATCGAGCGATCACCGGAACATTCCTGGACGAGATGACCCACGACATCCCCTCGCAGAACTGGGGCCCCGACGAGTGGCGACGCGAGTTCGACACGTTCGTTGAGGCGGGGATCGATACCGTGATCATGATCCGGACTGGCTACATGGAGAAGCTGGCCGCGCCGTCGCAGACGGTCGCCGATCATCGCCGGGTGCTTCCGGTTTATGTGGATCTGGTGCGGTTGTTCCTTGACTTGGCTGCGGAGCGGAACATTGACCTGTTCTTCGGTCTGTACGACTCCGGCTACCACTGGCATCGCAACGACTGGACGGTCGAGGTGGAGCTGAATCGGCGCTACCTGCATGAGATGTATGACCGATACGGCAGTTCGCCGGCGTTCCGCGGCTGGTACCTGCCGCACGAGACCATCGATTCGGGTATGCGGATCATCGACATCAACACCGCGCTGGCCCGCGAGATCCGGACGTTCAGCGACCTTCCGATCCTGGTCTCGCCGTTCTTCCACGGCCGCACCGATCAGGCATCCGGTCCCCGCGGCTCGGTCCGCAGTGTGGAGGAACACGCGCGGGCGTGGGAAGAGATCTTCACCGCCTACTCCGGCTTGGTCACCTACTGTGCCTTCCAGGACGGCACGGCCGATCTGCTGGCCCTGGAGGAATTGACGGCCGCGACGGCGAAGGCGGCCGACAAGGCGGGCATCACGCTGTGGTCCAACTTGGAGTCGTTCGACCGTGACATGCACATCAAGTTTCCCCCGTTGGACTGGAGAAAACTGGCCCACAAGCTCGACGTCGTACAGCCGTACGTGGAGAAGGTGATCACTTTCGAGTTCTCCCACTTCCTCAGCCCCAACTCGACCTGGACCTCGGCACAGAACCTCTACCGCAGGTACCAAGATCACCTCGCGGTCCGAAACGGCTCCCACTGA
- a CDS encoding ROK family protein: MSPDAATVGIDIGGSKIAVGLVDDSGRVTDRAQVATPARYGGDAILDCAVRLVLALTGNRRIARVGVAAAGVIGANGVVESATDLLAGWVGTDLVGGLSDRLPGRPGVAAVNDVHAHAVGEAWRGAGTDREGVLLVAVGTGLGGAVVHGGRVLRGAHGAAGHLGHVRCVEARDLPCSCGATGHLEAIASGYGLVQLYHRLGGDPTVTDARQVSTRTVFDPEAAIAVERSASALGSGLGDLTNIIDPDLVVISGSVMGAGPSWWRVLRTAAREASLRLLTDTAIVPATLGADAGIIGAARIAQDHQRVER; this comes from the coding sequence ATGAGTCCCGACGCCGCCACGGTCGGCATCGACATCGGCGGCTCCAAGATCGCCGTCGGCCTGGTCGACGACAGCGGTCGTGTGACGGACCGCGCCCAGGTGGCGACGCCGGCACGGTACGGAGGAGACGCCATCCTCGATTGCGCGGTGCGGCTGGTCCTCGCGCTGACCGGTAACCGGCGCATCGCCCGAGTCGGTGTCGCGGCAGCGGGAGTCATTGGAGCCAACGGTGTGGTGGAGTCGGCGACCGACCTTCTTGCCGGCTGGGTCGGGACCGATCTCGTCGGCGGCCTGAGTGACAGGTTGCCCGGCAGGCCGGGCGTGGCCGCGGTCAACGACGTGCACGCGCACGCGGTTGGCGAAGCCTGGCGCGGCGCGGGAACCGATCGCGAGGGCGTCCTGCTGGTGGCCGTGGGCACCGGACTCGGCGGTGCGGTTGTCCACGGCGGCCGGGTCCTGCGTGGCGCGCACGGGGCAGCCGGACATCTCGGACATGTCCGGTGTGTCGAGGCGCGGGATTTGCCGTGCAGTTGCGGTGCGACCGGGCACCTGGAGGCGATCGCCTCCGGCTACGGACTGGTCCAGCTGTATCACCGGCTCGGAGGCGACCCAACCGTTACCGATGCCCGCCAGGTCAGCACCCGCACCGTCTTTGACCCGGAGGCCGCCATCGCGGTGGAACGGTCGGCGTCGGCGTTGGGATCGGGACTGGGCGACCTGACCAACATCATCGATCCGGACCTTGTTGTCATCTCGGGCAGTGTGATGGGCGCCGGACCGAGTTGGTGGCGCGTCCTGCGAACCGCCGCGCGTGAGGCGTCGCTGCGATTGTTGACCGATACTGCCATCGTGCCAGCAACACTCGGAGCCGACGCCGGCATCATCGGCGCAGCCCGGATCGCGCAAGATCATCAGCGGGTCGAACGATGA